A stretch of DNA from Bos taurus isolate L1 Dominette 01449 registration number 42190680 breed Hereford chromosome 25, ARS-UCD2.0, whole genome shotgun sequence:
ttgcagccaaagatggagaagctctatacagtcaacaaaaacaagaccaggagctgactgtggctcagaccatgaactccttattaccaaattcagacttaaattgaagaaagtaggggaaaccactagaccattcaggtatgacctaaaccaaatcccttacgattatacagtggaagtgagaaatagatttaagggcctagatctgatagagtgcctgatgaactatggaatgaggtttgtgacattgtacaggagacagggatcaagaccatcctcgtggaaaagaaatgcaaaaaagcaaaatggctgtctggggaggccttacaaatagctgtgaaaagaagagaagcaaaaagcaaaggagaaaaggaaagatataagcatctgaatgcagagttccaaagaatagcaaggagagctgagaaagccttcctcagcaatcaatgcaaagaaatagaggaaaacaacagaatgggagagactagagatctcttcaagaaaattagagataccaagggaacatttcatgcaaagatgggctcgataaaggacagagatggtatggacctaacagaagcagaagatatcaagaagaggtggcaagaatacacagaagaactgtacaaaaaagatcttcatgacccagataatcacgatggtgtgatcactgacctagagccagacatcctggaatgtgaagtcaagtgggccttagaaagcatcactacaaacaaagctagtggaggtgatggaattccaattgagctatttcaaatcctgaaagatgatgctgtgaaagtgctgcactcaatatgccagcaaatttggaaaactcagcagtggccacaggactggaaaaggtcagttttcattccaatcccaaagaaaggcaatgccaaagaatgctcaaacgaccgcacaattgcactcatctcacatgctagtaaagtaatgctcaaaattctccaagccaggcttcagcaatatgtgaaccatgaacttcctgatgttcaagctggttttagaaaaggcagaggaaccagagatcaaattgccaacatcttctggatcatggaaaaagcaagagagttccagaaaaacatctatttctgctttattaacttgtcaaagcctttgactgtgtggatcacaataaactgtggaaaattctgaaagagatgggaataccagaccacctgatctgcctcttgagaaatctgtatgcaggtcaggaagcaagagttagaactggacatggaacgacagactggttccaaataggaaaaggagtatgtcatggctgtatattgtcaccctgcttatttaacttatatgcagagtatatcatgagaaacgctggactggaagaaacacaagctggaatcaagattgccaggagaaatatcaataaccttagatatgcggatgacaccacgcttatggcagaaagtaaagaggaactaaaaagcctcttgatgaaagtgaaagtggagagtgaaaaagttggcttaaagctcaacattcagaaaatgaagatcatggcatccggtcccatcacttcatggcaaacagatggggaaacagtggaaacagtgtcagactttatttttttgggttccaaaatcactgcagatggtgattgcagccatgaaattaaaagacgcttactccttggaaggaaagttatgtccaacctagatagcatattcaaaagcagagtcattactttgccaacaaaggtccgtctagtcaaggctatggtttttcctgtggtcatgtatggatgtgagagttggactgtgaagaaagctgagcacaggagaattgatgcttttgaactatgatgttggagaagactcttgagagtcccttggactgcaaggagatccaaccagtccattctgaaggagatcagccctgggatttctttggaaggaatgatgctaaagctgaaactccagtactttggccacctcagtgaagagttgactcattggaaaagactctgatgctgggagggactgggggcaggaggaaaaggggacgacagagggtgagatggctggatggcatcactgactagatggacgtgagtctgagtgaactccaggagttggtgatggacagggaggcctggcgtgctgcgatccatggggtcgcaaagagtcagacacgactgagtgactgaactgaactgaactgaactgaactgaagggattaTTTTCCCATTAAGGTAACAGGTCACCCTCCAccttctgctccttctctgtCCCTTATCTGCCCCTCCCCAGGCTGAGTCTGAGCCCTGGCTGCCTAAGTTCAGGCAACAGGTCAGGCAGTAGGATGGTGATCCAGAGGGTAGCCCTTGTGCCCTTGACACCCTAGTAGGACCTTGAACTCTCACGTCtgttggtggggagggaggtcttTTCAGCTGGTATCTTGCCTTTTCTGCTTTCTTCCCCTCATTCTGCCCACCCCGCTCCCACAGCCGGTGAAAACGGCAGAGCTGCCCCCAGACCACAATTACCTGCTGGTCACTCACCCGCATGTGCTTCGGACACTTTTGTAACTTCGCGACTGAGAGCACTGGCTTCTCCCAGCAGTTCCCCAGGCTTCGGCCCTAGACCACCGGTCTGAACGACCTCTTCTACCTTTCAGTGTATCGAGACTACTTTTTGTCCTATGGTAAGTCTtgtccgtggtggctcagacggtgaagtgtctgcctacaatgtgggagacctgggttcaatccctgggtctggaagatctcctggagaaggaaatggcaacccactccaaatcccatgggcagaggaacctggtgggctacagtccatggggttgcaagagtcagacatgactgactgacttcacttttctttcaagtCTTGACCTGAGGCGGAGGAGGGGCCCCCCCACTCCTGCCAGAGTGGCCCCCAACGCGCCACCCAGCCCCGGGACCTGAGTTGAACATTGGCCAGGCTCACAGTGTGGGTCAGTGACTGGTTTGGGAGCGAGCGTTCCACATCCTTGCTGGGAGAGGTGCTGTGGGGCACAGGGACAGGGGCACAGGAATATGGAGTTTGGAAGAAAAGGGGTGGAGAGCTCATACTTCCTGTGCTAAAGGGCAGGGTGAGGGATTAGGGAGCCAAGTAGCGGGTACTGACTGTCCTTGCACGCCTTCTAGTCCACAGGAGTATGTTCTCTGAACCACCAGAGCCTGGATTTTATTCTGCCCACTCCCAGCTCAGCCAAGCTGTGGTCATCGTGATCAGGAGAGCCCACGAGGCCCTGCATGCCATCCCAGGGGAGCACTGACTCACTCTCCGGAATCGTAAAGGCTTCATCCGCCTGGCACTGAGGCACAGGTAAGCAGGGGCCCAGCCAGGAATGCATTCAGTGGTCAGAACCTCACAGTGTGTCTGGGGATCCACATTCTATCCCTACACACCggtcccctggaggtgggctgtGTGTCCCCAGAGCTTCCACCATGCCCACCTCTAGACGGCGCTCCTGGCAGACCTTGGGTGTTTCCTCTGTGCCCAGCCCTGGTGCCCCTTCCCCAGGCTTCCTcccacacagagacacagacggGATCACAGTGCGAATCGCTGGACCCTGGGACTCAGACACCCTTGGTTCACAATCTTTCACGACACCATCTCACAGACAAGAACTTgcaaacttctctttttttaaaaaacccatctattatttatgtgtttattttggctgtgctgggtcttcgttgccgtgtgggctttctccagtttcaGTGACTGGGGTCTAGTCTCCAGCTGTGGTACGCGGGGTCTCCTTGTGGTGGCtgcccttgttgcagagcacaggctctaggctcactGGCTCAGTTGAGTACACTGACTTGGTCGCCCTGCTGGATGTGGGATCTTCGGTGACCGGCGATCAAACccctgtgccctgcattggcaggtggattcttaaccactggacaaccacgAGGGCCCCACGCTTCTTTACTTGTGATACAGGGTTAACACCTACCTTTCCACCATATGGTGGTTGATGACTGTGCAGAAAAATGTATAGAGGACGGCCCAGTACACACTTGTTTCTCAAGAAACATAAGTCCCTTCTCCCAGAGAGTTCTTTGTAGCTACTGTCATTCGCTTCAAATGGTCTTGGGAGGTGGTATCTTGTTGGGGAGAATGTGGGGGCACTCCTAGAGCCCCTGACCTGACCAGCCCTCTGCCCCCTTGcaccgccccctgccccccaaccaAGAGCCTCGCTGATGCCCATGTATtcctttggagagaatgatgtcTTCAGAGTTAAGGCTTTTGCCCCAGACTCCTGGTTCCAGATCACCTTCAAGAAGCTTGTGGGCATTTCTCCTTGCATCTTCTGGGGCCGTGGTCTCTTCTCATCCAAGTCCTGAGGCCTGATGCCCTTGGCCAGACCCATCACCACTGTGCGTAAGTGCCCATGTCCAGGGAAGAAGGCCTCTATGAACTATGTGGGCAGCCGAGGCCCCTCCCCTGACCTGTGTCCCCCTGTCCCTGCAGTGGGCCTCCCCAACCCGGTGCCCCAGTGCCCGCAGCCCACCAAGGAGCAGGTGGGCCACTATCACACGCTCTACATGAAGGCTCTGGAGCAACTGTTGGAGGAACACAAGGAGAGCTGCGGCCTCCCAGCTTCTACTCACCTCACCTTCATCTAGGCCTGGcctcacccctccccacctcacaccaccactcccccagcccctgatCCCAGTGCTTGAGACCCCCACCCACTGCCATGCTACTGTGCCAATAAAAGCTAAAGTTCTCCCACACTACCATTTCCTAGAAATGGATGTCAGCCGAGCTTAGACTCTCGCTTCGGGTGTAACCAATGCCATGTATATTCCAGCCCATCCTAGTGGGTATGGACTTGCTGCCTTAAACTGAGTATCACAACCTTGAATTCTCCTCTCACAGAGACTTAATTCTGCTGCATGAGCTTGCATAAGTCTCTTCCCTTGGCTGGGTCACTTCTCCCACTATAAATACAGGCAAGTGCTTAGCTAAGAGCTGTAGggtttgcctcttgagaaatctgtatgcaggtcaggaagcaactgttagaaatggacatggaacaacagactggttccaaataggaaaaggagtacgtcaaggttgtatactgtcaccctgcttatttaacttatatgcagagtatatcatgagaaacgctggacttgaagacacacaagctggaatcaagattgccgggagaaatatcaataatctcagatatgcagatgacaccacccttatggcagaaagtgaagaggaactaaaaagcctcttgatgaaagtgaaagtggagagtgaaaaagttggcttaaagctcaacattcagaaaatgaagatcatggcatccggtcccatcgcttcatgggaaatagatggggaaacagtggaaacagtgtcagactttatttttgggggctccaaaatcactgcagatggtgattgcagccatgaaattaaaagacgcttgctccttggacggaaagttatgaccaacctagatagcatattcaaaagcaaagacattactttgccaacaaaggtccgtctagtcaaggctatggtttttcctgtggtcacgtatggatgtgagagttggactgtgaagaaggctgagctacgaagaattgatgcttttgaattgtggtgttggagaagtctcttgagagtcccttggactgcaaggagatccaaccagtccattctgaaggagatcagccctgggatttctttggaaggaaggatgctaaagttgaaactccagtactttggccacctcatgcaaagagttgactcattggaaaagactctgatgctgggagggattaggggcaagaggagaaggggacgaaagagggtgagatggctggatggcatcactgactagatggacatgagtctgagtgaactccgggagttggtgatggacagagaggcctggcgtgctgcgattcatggggtcgcaaagagtcggacacgactgagcgactgatctgatctgatctgatctgcacaTCCTCTACCCTACAGGGCCAAGCTCCGGGGTTAAACGGGGACCCCTGCTAGTCAGGGTACCACATACATGGCAAGCCCCACTGGCCCAGACCTCTGGCCTTGGGTGAGCCCAGGGACCAGCTGGAGTCAATGCCTACATCCCAGATCAGATCGTTGAGCTTGCAGATCTGCAATCAGCAGGGATGTGTCAAGTTGGCACTGGAACACCGGTGAGGAACCCCGGAGGtggcggggggttggggggggatgGTTGGTAGCTGGGCCTGGCCTCTAGGGAAAGGCTGCTGGGGAGGAGCCCCGCTTCCAGGACCCCGGAATCAGGTGTCCCCTGTGCCCCCAGAGCCTCCCCGGTGCCAGTCTTCTCTTTGGGGGAGAATGAGGCCCTCCACAGTTTCTGAACCCACCGGGGTTCTGGGTGGAAAGACACAGGAAACGTTGGGCCGCTGCTGAGAGTGGCTCTACGAATGTTCCAGGCCCCAGGGCCTTCTCCTGCCCTTCCACACCTGAAACCTATGCCTACTCTGcccccaggctccccagcccGCTCCCCCCTCCAGGGCTCAAGGCCCCCGTATGGTTGGGAGGTGAAGGTCCCAGGTTGGGGCCTGAATACTTGGTGCCAGACCCGCCCCCAGGCTGGCATTTGGCCAACCCACCAGCCCTGAACTCTGTCCCACTGGATCCCTTAAGAGGGAAGGGGACTTCAAAGCATCTCAGCGATCACCCCTCTTGATCCTCTTCTGCCCACACTGGGGGCTCCCACCCCGGTACAACTGTGCGGGCAGTGGGGGCAGAAGGGGTACTTCAGCGCATGCGCACGCGCTGCTCTCAGTCTCCCCTCAGTTGAGCGGCTCTCGCAGCTATTTCAAGATCAGACCGTGTGCTACCGGGTCCCCGCCCCTAGGCACCTCGTCTTTATCTAGTTGGCCTCAAGCCTCTGGAGGAGTGTGGCTGGCGACTGAAATTCCACCTGGGAATAAACTTGTGTGTTGGTGTGTTTATCCTCGGGGTTGGGCGCTAATTAACGCCTCCGAGTGGCCTAGACACTCCTAGACTCAAACACTAGGGCGCGCTCGTCCAGGAACGGCGAGATCACACAGTCAGGGCTGGGACCCAGTGGGTGGGCTCTCTGGCTTCTTCTGCAACTCCTGCCCACAATGATTTCTAATGCACCGAGGGCTGGGCCTCCACGGCACGCCCCCTAGGCCATCTCCCAGTCGCAAGAGGGGACCAGCCCAGACCAACCCACTGGAGAAGTTCATGATAAGTGAGAGCAGACTGGAGACCTCTGGGGCTCTGATGAGAGAGTCTCCCCACGCACACAGCCCCCTACAAGCGATCCTGGGAGGCTCCAAGCGCTTGGCCACTCAGACCAGAAAGATTTCCTGCGCTCCAACCAAAGCCTTCATCCCATTTTTCCTGGTTCGGAAGCCCTGCTGGCTGAAGGGGAGCACCTGGGAGTCtccaccaccccaccacccacccccagcaTGAAAACCTTAAAGAAACAGTGGTTAGAAGTACTGAGCACCTACCAATATGtgctctgtttcctcttcctgggtAAGGGGATCCGGGCAGGGGTCCAACTGGGAAGGTGGGAAAAGGGGAGGGTAGAGGGAGGAAGGCTGGAGCCCccactactggaccaccagggcagagggagggacgtgcagtctcagccctgtcccactcttcccaaccccatggactgtagtcgaccaggctcctccgtccacaggattttccaggcaagaatacaggagtgggctgccatttccttctccaggggatcttcccgaatcaaggattgaacctgggtctcctgcattgcagacagatgctttaccatctgagccactagggaagctcaggGCAAAGGGAGGGACGTGTCAAAGTATATCAGGGAGACAGGCAACGCTCTCACtggtgaggggagaggggagaagtcaCTGCGGTTTCACAATCTaactcattttcctttctcaacTTTCCCCTAGGccctttcttttcccttgttggcttcttcctcctcttcaccTCGCTCTGGTATCTCTCTGTTCTCTACTTGGTATGGTTATTCCTGGACTGGGACACACCCCAGCAAGGTGAGTGCTAaacaagggcaggaggagaagggggtgacagaggacgagatggttggatggcaacacggactcaatggacatgagtgtgagcaacctctgggaaatggtgaagggcagggaaggctagcatgctgcagtccttggggtcacagaaagtcagacacaacttagcaggtaaacaacaaaaacaaggccCGGGTAGAAGGAGGTGATAAATGGTGTCTGTAGTGATTCTTCCCCCCTTATCCCTCTGCCCAAGGTGGAAGGCGTAATCAGTGGTTGAAGAACTGCACTGTGTGGAAACACCTGAGCGATTATTTCCCCATTAAGGTAACAGGTCACCCTCCAAGGGATGCTCCACTCCTCCCGCTCCCTTACCTccacctcctctctcctccccatgaTGGACTCTCACCTCTGGCTGCTTAAGTTCAGGTaacagggcagggggtgggatgGTGTTCTAGAGTGGATCCTGGTGCCTTTGACCCCATCTTATCCTGAACTCTCAAGATCTTGGTGGGAGGGAAGCCCCTTCAGCTGGGGGCctgccttctctgccttctttcccTCATCCTGCCCCCTCCCACCACAGCTGGTGAAAACAGTAGAGCTGCCCCCAGACAGGAACTACGTGCTATTGTCCCACCCACATGGGATCATGGGCTTTGGAACCGTCTGTAACTTCAGCACGGAGGGCACTGGCTGCTCGCAGCTGTTCCCAGGGCTTCGGTTCTCACTGGCCGTGTTGAATTGTCTCTTGTACGTGCCAGGCTGTCGAGAGTACATTATGTCCTGTGGTGAGTTTGAGTTGAGTGACAGAGGGTGACCCCACCCCAATCCTGCCAGAATGACCCCCAGTCACCACCCACCCCAGGCACTTGGCTTGAATTGGCCGGGTTCACAGTGGGGGACAGGAGGTGGCTTGGCCCACGTGTCCTGCATCCGTGCTGGGAGAGGCACTGTAGGACACGTGGACAGGAGCACAGGGGTAGGGAATGTGGAGAGAATGGGGTGATGTCTAATACTCAGTGTGctaaagggagaggggagggactgTCGGGCCCATGAGGGGCACTAACTGTTCCTGAACCTCCTCATGCCCACAGGAACATGTTCTGTGAACCGTCAGAGCCTGGATTATGTTCTATCTCAACCACAGCTCGGCAGGGCTGTGGTCATCATGGTCGGAGGGGCCAATGAGGCCCTGCATACCGTCCCAGGGGAGCACTGCCTCACTCTCCGGAATCGTAAAGGCTTCGTCCGCCTGGCACTGAGGCACGGGTGAGCAGGGGCCCAGCCAGGGCTGCCTTCAATGGTCAGAACCTCACAGTGTCTGGTCGTCTACCCTCTATCTGTGCACACCCGCCCCCTGGAGGTGGGCTGTGTGTCCCTAGAGCTTCCACCGTGCCCACCTCTAGAGGGCGCTCTAGGCAGACTTTGGGTGTTTGCTCTGTGTCCAGCCCTGGTGCCCATTCCCCAGGCTTCCTGCCAcgcagagagacagacaggaccACAGTGCGAAGCGCTGGACCCTGGGGGCTCGTATGCCCTCGGCTCACATTCTTTTATGATGCCCTCTCACAGGCGAGACCTTGCACCCCTCTTACTTGTGAAACAGAGCTCACGCCCGCCTTGCCACCACACTGTAGTTGAGACTGTGTGAGAAAATGTATATAAGAAAGTCCAGGACACATTGGTCTTAAGAAAGAAAATCCTTTCATCCAGATCTTTCTAGTAGAACCATCCTTTGCTCCTAATGCCTAGGAAGGTGGTAACCTGTGGGGGAGGAATTTGGGAGTGCTTCTCCAGCCCCTGATGTGCCCAGccattttctctcctctcttgccCCTCCCTTCCCAGTGCCTCCCTGGTGCCCGTGTACTCCTTTGGGGAGAATGACGTCTTCAGAGTTAAGGCTTTTGCCCCAGACTCCTGGCAGCGTCTGTTCCAGGTCACCATCAAGAGGCTCCTGAGCTTCTCTCCTTGCATCTTCTGGGGCCGTGGTCTCTTCTCAGCCAAGTCCTGGGGCCTGATGCCCCTCGCCAGACCCATCACCACTGTGGGTGAGTGCCCGTGTCCAGGGAAGAAGGCCGCTATCTGCTGTGCGTGCAGCCGAGGCCCCTCCCCTGACCTGTGTCCCCCTGTCCCTGCAGTGGGCCGCCCCATCCCGGTGCCCCAGTGTCCACAGCCCACCGAGGAGCAGGTGGACCACTATCACAGGCTCTACATGAAGGCTCTGGAGCAACTGTTTGAGGAGCACAAGGAGAGCTGCGGCCTCCCGGCTTCTACTCACCTCACCTTCATCTAGGCCTGGCCTCACCCCTCGCCACCTCCCAGCCTtccccctgcctccagcccctgATCCCAGTGCCTGAGCCCCCCACCGACTGCCATGCTACTGCTTAAATAAAGGCCAGTTCTCTCACCACTGCTTGGTAGAGTCAGACGCTGGCAGAGCTCAGGCTCTCCCTCTGGATGTGAGGATACCCACGTGTAATCCCCACAATCCTAATGGTTTTACACTTGCTGCCTTAAATTGGGAATCAGGACCCTGCATTCTCCTCAAGAGAATTCATTCTGCTGCCTGAGCTTGCCTAAGTCTCTTCTCTCAGCTTGGTCCCATCTCCCTCTGTAAATAAAGGCATGTACTTACCTAAGCGTTGTTGGGCATCAGGATGGAGTCTGAGAGCGGAGACCCCCGGAGAGGAAAGCTTGCAGAGTTGCCAGGATATAGGTGGGTGGAGACCATAGAGTAGATGGTGAATACTGTGAATAAATGCTGACAAGGGCCAGGGGTACCTGCTAGTAGGGAGGGTTGGAATAATCCTCAGTGACAGAAATGCCAGAGTTAAGTACATACCTGCTTTGGCATTTCCTCCCACCCCTATGTGAATTATCAACatttaaagtcttaaaaaatgGAGACTTCCAAAATACAAGCCAATGACTTGactaccatcatcaccatcaccaccatcatcaccccaGGCATGGCACTTTGATAGTCAGCTGAGGTCTATGGGACCTTATGTGCTTATAGAATTCTTTGATGAGTGTCCAGTCCTATCGCCTAACTGGCTTTTTGTCTGTATCCATAACTTAAAAAGAACTTGTTGGAGCGTAACTGATTGCAACTCTTTGTCTTCCACTGTCTTGGAAAATTTATTCGGtggaagaattttctttttccctggaTGAAAATCTTGGCAGTCCTCTGACTTATCTGTTACTTCTCAGGTGAGAAGTTCTACATTCACTTAAGGTTGGTACCTGGAAATGTTTAGTCGCTGTATCAATCAACCCTTGTGTCCTCATCTGAGGGTAGCAGTTTCCCATCTCCAAGCAAGGGGGAGCTAGCTGCAAGGAGGGTGCTTGCTTGGCCAGAAGAAGCAACTGGGggaagaaagaatagaaaggGGAGGAGCAATGTCTTTTTTCTACCTCGTTTACCAGCTTCTGTGACTGGTCCCCTTGGTGTTGGAATATGGGGCAGAGGAGAAAGGGGGCCCAAAGTTCTGGGTTGCACTGTCCTAAGACAGCCATGTGTTCTCTGAGCTCCAGATTTTTGAACTCGATTTCTTTCCCTTGTGGGTTATTTCATGGATTATTTAGAGTTGTCTTTTAAGGTCCCTCTGGGAAGCAACAAAGGCTAGAGAGGGTGAGGAAAGAAAGGAACCCTCCTATtctgtcagtgggaatgtaaattggtccagccactatggagaacagcagggaggttccttaaaaat
This window harbors:
- the LOC618076 gene encoding 2-acylglycerol O-acyltransferase 3, translated to MPTSQIRSLSLQICNQQGCVKLALEHRLPSPLPPPGLKAPPPTSDPGRLQALGHSDQKDFLRSNQSLHPIFPGSEALLAEGEHLGVSTTPPPTPSMKTLKKQWLEVLSTYQYVLCFLFLGPFFSLVGFFLLFTSLWYLSVLYLVWLFLDWDTPQQGGRRNQWLKNCTVWKHLSDYFPIKLVKTVELPPDRNYVLLSHPHGIMGFGTVCNFSTEGTGCSQLFPGLRFSLAVLNCLLYVPGCREYIMSCGTCSVNRQSLDYVLSQPQLGRAVVIMVGGANEALHTVPGEHCLTLRNRKGFVRLALRHGASLVPVYSFGENDVFRVKAFAPDSWQRLFQVTIKRLLSFSPCIFWGRGLFSAKSWGLMPLARPITTVVGRPIPVPQCPQPTEEQVDHYHRLYMKALEQLFEEHKESCGLPASTHLTFI